From Anopheles funestus chromosome 3RL, idAnoFuneDA-416_04, whole genome shotgun sequence, a single genomic window includes:
- the LOC125768780 gene encoding GATA zinc finger domain-containing protein 1-like: MPPMVQRCMVCGTQESSEWHILDEDSVCSDCHDAQLNPTPESLDGERSPERTVAENVEHERDELVEHDLESSAEHKLHDALPCMITPKKTDGKKLSTDEHPDVEFSADVNNAEELDEMQDSITALSMFSPRRLRRRVCPVREPVRRESKKNGRTYQGTKAKSRRTLMKKMPVKSPQETASTKTVSKLLDDSTWYQIGDIVSMVDAKDNTYYAQIRGLIIDAFNEKSAVLTWLLPTTVSPPPNEAFDPATYLAGPDEDVPRRLAYMKFVMHAPTNYYLDRNNPYPRPECYGPSNTMQSDNRNYVWTSINRDR; the protein is encoded by the coding sequence ATGCCACCGATGGTGCAACGATGTATGGTATGCGGTACGCAAGAATCCTCAGAATGGCACATTCTGGACGAAGATTCTGTTTGTTCCGATTGTCATGATGCTCAGTTAAATCCTACGCCGGAATCATTGGACGGCGAAAGATCTCCCGAACGGACGGTGGCAGAAAACGTAGAACACGAACGTGATGAGCTAGTTGAACACGATCTAGAGTCGTCAGCAGAACATAAGTTGCATGATGCACTACCATGCATGATAACTCCGAAGAAAACGGATGGTAAGAAACTATCCACCGATGAACATCCCGACGTAGAATTTAGTGCGGATGTAAACAAtgcagaggagctggacgaaATGCAAGACAGCATCACGGCCCTTAGTATGTTTTCACCACGACGATTGCGACGTCGTGTTTGTCCGGTTCGGGAACCGGTGCGAAGAGAATCCAAAAAGAATGGACGTACGTACCAAGGCACGAAAGCCAAATCACGACGAACGCTCATGAAAAAGATGCCAGTAAAATCTCCGCAAGAGACAGCATCGACTAAAACCGTTTCGAAGCTGCTGGATGATAGCACCTGGTACCAAATTGGTGACATTGTTTCGATGGTCGATGCAAAGGACAATACCTACTACGCACAAATTCGTGGCTTGATTATAGACGCATTCAATGAGAAGAGTGCGGTTTTGACTTGGCTGCTTCCCACCACGGTCAGTCCACCACCAAACGAAGCGTTCGATCCAGCTACGTATCTGGCCGGGCCAGATGAGGATGTGCCAAGGCGGCTCGCGTACATGAAGTTTGTAATGCACGCTCCCACCAACTACTATCTGGATCGCAACAATCCGTATCCACGCCCGGAATGTTATGGACCTTCGAATACAATGCAGTCCGACAATCGAAACTACGTGTGGACCAGCATCAACCGTGATAGGTAA
- the LOC125768781 gene encoding checkpoint protein HUS1 codes for MKFRAVISDGINIKEFLNVISTFSRMEKNLIINVQPNKLILQIESESYDGQYLWCEIDSSLRDGFFSEYIMDGIDSEHNQIYMTCLATSFLRALSYVRNNAVDYIKLKLIKTHMPCLAVEMSATITNDQDILTPKIQHAMPITVVPRNEWNQYKIPLEVEYDLSIAMPSAKSLRMLLDKKKNLAPTVTLYATVNNELSLVVETEVVTVASHYRNLKCVPARKATEHEAPEQLTNLSEASCRVDTKKLAALFETINFCDMVMTANLRHEHALNIRFDMRQNAFVNYILPATNFE; via the coding sequence atgaaGTTCCGTGCAGTTATTAGCGATGGTATTAACATCAAGGAATTTCTCAACGTAATCAGTACATTTTCTCGAATGGAGAAAAATCTAATCATAAATGTACAACCGAACAAGCTGATTTTACAGATCGAATCTGAATCGTACGATGGACAGTACTTGTGGTGCGAAATCGATTCCTCACTGCGAGATGGTTTCTTCTCCGAGTACATTATGGATGGTATCGACAGCGAGCACAACCAAATCTATATGACCTGCCTGGCGACCAGTTTCCTGCGTGCACTTTCTTACGTACGAAATAATGCGGTTGATTACATCAAGCTAAAGCTCATCAAAACACACATGCCCTGTCTTGCCGTGGAAATGTCCGCTACGATCACCAACGATCAGGACATCCTGACTCCAAAAATACAACATGCCATGCCCATCACGGTAGTACCGCGCAATGAGTGGAATCAGTACAAAATTCCGCTCGAGGTTGAGTACGACCTGTCCATCGCTATGCCGTCTGCAAAATCATTACGCATGCTGCtggataagaagaaaaaccttGCTCCAACAGTAACACTGTACGCCACAGTCAACAACGAGCTATCGCTCGTGGTCGAAACTGAAGTTGTAACTGTAGCTAGTCACTATCGGAATCTCAAGTGTGTTCCCGCGCGAAAAGCCACCGAACACGAGGCACCGGAACAATTAACGAATCTCTCCGAAGCGAGCTGTCGAGTGGATACGAAGAAACTTGCAGCACTATTTGAAACGATCAATTTTTGCGATATGGTAATGACGGCGAACCTACGACACGAACATGCGTTAAACATTCGCTTCGATATGCGACAGAACGCGTTTGTGAACTATATTTTGCCGGCTActaattttgaataa